A region from the Lolium perenne isolate Kyuss_39 chromosome 4, Kyuss_2.0, whole genome shotgun sequence genome encodes:
- the LOC127332348 gene encoding metacaspase-1, with the protein MNCGGSRGPAATVRCRECHTNLTAAPGARAVHCMQCNCGTRVPGSGSGRQVVVVPHPRPNPGFGVCRSKKRAVLIGIKYTSRRAGELRGPINDVKCMKHLLTTRFGFPCEGIIVLTDEETNKCRLPTKENIRMAMHWLVQGCSNGDSLVFQFSGIGTQVPDEDGDERDCMDEAICPMDSFHQGPILDDEINAAIVRPLVHGAKLHALVDAHHSATVLDLPYQCVTSKTTGCLNWVKQPTPNGACKGTSGGRAVLISGSSGGKKMPANTLSEPCATMGALTHSFIKALECEPHASYGRLLTSMRTIMRQGGPCSLPGPVGSSVRKVTNFSGVEAPCMSSSENFGIDCEKLCI; encoded by the exons ATGAACTGCGGCGGAAGCAGGGGTCCGGCGGCAACAGTGCGGTGCAGGGAATGCCACACGAACCTCACCGCGGCGCCCGGCGCGCGTGCCGTGCACTGCATGCAATGCAACTGCGGTACGCGCGTCCCCGGGTCTGGctctggccggcaggtggtggtgGTGCCCCACCCGCGCCCTAACCCGGGCTTCGGCGTCTGCCGCAGCAAGAAGCGCGCCGTGCTGATCGGCATCAAGTACACCAGCAGGCGCGCCGGCGAGCTGAGGGGCCCCATCAACGACGTCAAGTGCATGAAGCACCTGCTCACCACGCGCTTCGGCTTCCCCTGCGAAGGCATCATCGTCCTCACTG ATGAGGAGACGAACAAGTGCAGGCTGCCCACCAAGGAGAACATCCGTATGGCGATGCACTGGCTGGTTCAGGGTTGCAGCAACGGAGACTCGCTGGTGTTCCAGTTCTCCGGCATCGGCACGCAGGTCCccgacgaggacggcgacgagcGTGACTGCATGGACGAGGCCATCTGCCCAATGGACTCCTTCCACCAGGGCCCCATCCTGGACGACGAGATCAACGCGGCCATCGTCCGCCCGCTGGTGCACGGCGCCAAGCTCCACGCCCTCGTCGACGCCCACCACAGCGCCACCGTCCTCGACCTTCCATACCAATGCGTTACGTCCAA GACTACCGGGTGCCTGAACTGGGTGAAGCAGCCCACTCCGAACGGCGCCTGCAAAGGCACCAGCGGGGGCAGAGCCGTGCTCATCAGTGGCAGCAGCGGCGGCAAGAAGATGCCTGCTAACACG CTGTCTGAGCCCTGCGCTACAATGGGCGCCCTGACGCACAGCTTCATCAAGGCACTGGAGTGCGAGCCGCACGCCAGCTACGGCCGCCTGCTCACCTCCATGAGGACCATCATGCGCCAGGGCGGGCCTTGCAGCCTGCCAGGCCCCGTCGGCAGCTCCGTCCGCAAGGTCACCAACTTCAGCGGCGTGGAG GCGCCTTGTATGTCTTCTTCTGAGAATTTCGGCATCGACTGCGAGAAGCTCTGCATCTAG